One Takifugu rubripes chromosome 2, fTakRub1.2, whole genome shotgun sequence genomic region harbors:
- the tmem30b gene encoding cell cycle control protein 50B translates to MVNEELANRPDNTAFTQQRLPAWQPMLSAGIVIPGFLLIGLAFIGIGVALFITSQSIQVLELDYTGEQPPSPCYKCSDPTVKNCVCNLEFSITTLFKGPVFFYYGLSNYFQNYRKYGVSRDDEQLYGDLDNFKSPSEYCAPYQYDSNDKPIVPCGSIANSMFNDTFKLYQRVNGTKKLVPFDGKGIAWWTDYNIKYRNPSISPLKNAFNGTVKPLMWPKPAYELDPNDPANNGFINQDFLVWMRTAALPDFRKLYRRITEGDYAEGLPAGTYVLEIAYNYPVLSFEGRKKVVLSNVSWMGGKNEFLGIAYLVIGSLCIVMSIVMLIVYAKFKFPEEE, encoded by the exons ATGGTGAATGAAGAGTTGGCCAACCGGCCAGACAACACTGCCTTCACTCAGCAGAGGCTTCCGGCATGGCAGCCCATGCTGTCTGCGGGTATCGTCATCCCGGGCTTTTTACTCATCGGCCTGGCCTTCATTGGCATCGGTGTCGCCCTGTTCATCACCTCACAGAGCATCCAAGTGCTGGAG TTGGATTACACGGGGGAACAGCCGCCCTCCCCTTGCTACAAGTGCTCTGATCCAACTGTCAAGAACTGTGTTTGCAATCTGGAATTCAGCATTACTACCCTGTTCAAG GGGCCCGTGTTCTTTTATTATGGTTTGTCCAACTACTTCCAGAACTACAGGAAATATGGCGTGTCCAGAGATGACGAGCAGCTGTATGGAGACTTGGATAACTTCAAA AGCCCCAGTGAGTACTGCGCTCCCTACCAGTATGACAGCAATGATAAGCCCATCGTACCATGTGGCTCGATAGCAAACAGCATGTTCAATG ACACATTCAAGCTGTATCAACGCGTCAATGGAACAAAGAAGCTGGTGCCTTTTGATGGGAAAGGGATCGCCTGGTGGACGGACTACAACATCAAATACAGAAACCCTTCCATCTCCCCTCTGAAGAATGCGTTCAATG GTACTGTGAAGCCTTTGATGTGGCCCAAACCCGCTTATGAACTCGAccccaacgaccctgctaacaaCGGTTTCATCAATCAAGATTTCCTGGTTTGGATGCGAACGGCAGCCCTTCCAGATTTCCGGAAGTTGTACCGACGAATCACAGAGGGTGATTATGCGGAAGGTCTCCCGGCTGGAACGTACGTCCTTGAAATTGCCTACA ATTATCCTGTTTTGAGCtttgaaggaagaaagaaggtgGTTCTCAGCAACGTGTCCTGGATGGGGGGCAAGAACGAGTTCCTGGGCATTGCTTACCTCGTGATTGGTTCGTTGTGTATCGTTATGTCCATAGTCATGCTCATTGTCTACGCCAAATTTAAGTTTCCTGAAGAAGAATGA
- the kdm1a gene encoding lysine-specific histone demethylase 1A isoform X1 — protein sequence MDITRCTEKWERPPTSSMMLSSKKSDAGSSSSSSSSSSSSAGATGAERVLVTDAMSGPSASSAVPMDVKKKERSSPSGEAGGPPLPHQVGPGGVDPDSAEVRRTSRRKRAKQVEYREMDESLANLSEDEYYSEEERNAKAEKERKQVIPPPAPPVEEENDSEPEEPSGVEGAAFQSRLPHDRMTSQEAACFPDIISGPQQTQKVFLYIRNRTLQLWLDNPKIQLTFEATVQQLEAPYNSDAVLVHRIHSYLERHGLINFGIYKRVKPLPTKKTGKVIIIGGGVSGLAAARQLQSFGMDVTVLESRDRVGGRVATFRKGNYVADLGAMVVTGLGGNPMAVISKQVNMELAKIKQKCPLYEANGQAGERCTSVPKEKDEMVEQEFNRLLEATSFLSHQLDFNFLNNKPVSLGQALEVVIQLQEKHVKDEQIEHWKKIVKTQEELRDLLNKMVNTKERVKELHQQYKEASEVKPPRDITAEFLVKSKHRDLTALCKEYDELVELQAKLEEKLQELEANPPSDVYLSSRDRQILDWHFANLEFANATPLSTLSLKHWDQDDDFEFTGSHLTVRNGYSCVPVALAEGLDIKLNTAVRQVRYTASGCEVIAVNTRSTTQTFIYKCDAVLCTLPLGVLKQQPSAVQFVPPLPEWKTSAIQRMGFGNLNKVVLCFDRVFWDPSVNLFGHVGSTTASRGELFLFWNLYKAPILLALMAGEAAGIMENISDDVIVGRCLAILKGIFGGSAVPQPKETVVTRWRADPWARGSYSYVAAGSSGNDYDLMAQPITPGPAIPGASQPVPRLFFAGEHTIRNYPATVHGALLSGLREAGRIADQFLGAMYTLPRQATPTATSNPQQAQPAATV from the exons ATGGATATTACCAGATGCacggagaaatgg GAGAGGCCTCCAACATCCTCCATGATGCTCTCTAGCAAGAAGTCTGATgctggctcctcttcctcttcctcctcctcctcctcctcctctgccggAGCCACTGGGGCTGAGAGAGTGCTAGTTACTGATGCGATGTCCGGTCCTTCAGCCTCGTCTGCCGTCCCCATGGACGTCAAGAAAAAAGAGCGGTCCTCTCCCAGCGGGGAGGCCGGAGGGCCCCCTTTGCCGCACCAAGTGGGCCCTGGGGGCGTGGACCCAGATTCAGCAGAAGTTCGCAGAACAAGTCGGCGCAAGCGAGCAAAA CAGGTGGAGTACCGCGAGATGGACGAGAGCCTGGCCAATCTCTCTGAGGATGAGTATTACTCTGAGGAAGAGAGAAACGCcaaggcagagaaagagaggaagcaggTGATCCCTCCACCGGCTCCACCggtagaagaagaaaatgacagTGAACCAGAGGAGCCGTCGG GCGTAGAAGGAGCTGCTTTTCAGAGCCGTCTTCCTCACGACCGTATGACATCACAAGAGGCTGCCTGCTTCCCTGACATCATCAGTGGTCCTCAGCAGACACAGAAGGTCTTCTTATACATCCGAAACCGCACT ctccagctgtggtTGGACAACCCCAAAATCCAGCTGACCTTTGAGGCTAcggtgcagcagctggaagcgCCGTACAACA GCGATGCTGTGCTGGTCCACAGGATACACAGCTACCTGGAAAGGCACGGGCTCATTAATTTTGGCATTTACAAGAGGGTCAAGCCTTTACCCA CTAAGAAGACTGGGAAGGTTATAATAATCGGCGGTGGTGTCTCTGGTCTGGCTGCAGCGAGGCAGCTGCAGAGCTTTGGGATGGATGTTACAGTATTAGAGTCGAGG GATCGTGTTGGGGGCAGAGTGGCTACATTCAGAAAGGGAAACTATGTTGCTGATCTCGGGGCCATGGTGGTGACAGGGCTGG GCGGAAACCCGATGGCTGTGATTAGTAAGCAGGTCAACATGGAGCTGGCCAAGATCAAGCAGAAGTGTCCTCTGTATGAAGCAAATGGGCAGGCT GGTGAACGATGCACAAGC GTgccaaaagaaaaagatgagatGGTTGAGCAGGAATTCAACCGATTGCTGGAGGCCACCTCGTTCCTCAGCCATCAGCTGGACTTTAACTTCCTGAACAACAAGCCAGTTTCTCTAGGACAGGCCCTGGAAGTGGTCATTCA gctgcaggagaagcacGTCAAAGACGAGCAGATAGAACATTGGAAGAAGATTGTTAAGACTCAGGAAGAGCTCAGAGATCTCCTCAACAAG ATGGTGAACACCAAAGAGCGAGTCAAAGAGCTGCACCAGCAGTATAAAGAAGCCAGCGAGGTCAAACCACCCAGAGATATCACAGCTGAGTTCTTGGTGAAGAGCAAGCACCGGGACTTGACTGCCCTCTGCAAG GAGTATGATGAATTGGTGGAGTTGCAGGCCAAGCtagaggagaagctgcaggagctggaggccaatCCACCCAG CGATGTTTACCTGTCATCCAGGGATCGGCAGATCTTGGACTGGCACTTTGCCAACTTGGAGTTTGCCAACGCTACAcccctctccaccctctctctcaaGCACTGGGATCAG GACGATGACTTTGAGTTCACGGGGAGCCACCTGACTGTGAGGAACGGCTACTCCTGCGTTCCCGTGGCGCTGGCCGAGGGCTTGGACATCAAACTGAACACGGCAGTGCGACAGGTCCGCTACACGGCCTCAG GCTGCGAAGTGATAGCGGTCAACACCCGCTCCACGACCCAGACTTTCATATACAAGTGCGACGCTGTGCTGTGCACGCTGCCGCTGGGGGTGTTGAAGCAGCAGCCGTCCGCCGTGCAGTTTGTCCCCCCGCTGCCTGAATGGAAGACGTCGGCGATACAGAGGATGGGCTTCGGCAACCTCAACAAG GTGGTGCTGTGCTTCGACCGCGTGTTCTGGGACCCGAGCGTCAATCTGTTCGGTCACGTCGGCTCCACCACGGCCAGCCGGGGCGAACTCTTCCTGTTCTGGAACCTCTACAAAG CGCCCATCCTGCTCGCCCTGATGGCCGGTGAGGCCGCTGGCATTATGGAGAACATCAGCGACGACGTGATCGTTGGGCGCTGCCTGGCTATCCTCAAAGGAATATTTGGAGGCAGCGCTGTGCCGCAG CCAAAGGAGACTGTGGTCACTCGTTGGCGTGCAGACCCCTGGGCACGAGGCTCGTACTCATATGTAGCGGCAGGTTCTTCTGGGAACGATTACGACCTCATGGCGCAGCCTATCACCCCTGGACCGGCGATACCGGGAGCCTCGCAG ccCGTCCCACGCCTCTTCTTCGCCGGGGAGCACACCATCAGAAATTACCCCGCCACAGTCCACGGCGCCCTGCTCAGCGGGCTGCGTGAGGCCGGCCGCATCGCGGATCAGTTCCTGGGCGCCATGTACACACTTCCTCgccaggccacgcccacagccACCAGCAACCCTCAGCAGGCCCAGCCTGCCGCCACTGTCTGA
- the kdm1a gene encoding lysine-specific histone demethylase 1A isoform X2, translating into MDITRCTEKWERPPTSSMMLSSKKSDAGSSSSSSSSSSSSAGATGAERVLVTDAMSGPSASSAVPMDVKKKERSSPSGEAGGPPLPHQVGPGGVDPDSAEVRRTSRRKRAKVEYREMDESLANLSEDEYYSEEERNAKAEKERKQVIPPPAPPVEEENDSEPEEPSGVEGAAFQSRLPHDRMTSQEAACFPDIISGPQQTQKVFLYIRNRTLQLWLDNPKIQLTFEATVQQLEAPYNSDAVLVHRIHSYLERHGLINFGIYKRVKPLPTKKTGKVIIIGGGVSGLAAARQLQSFGMDVTVLESRDRVGGRVATFRKGNYVADLGAMVVTGLGGNPMAVISKQVNMELAKIKQKCPLYEANGQAGERCTSVPKEKDEMVEQEFNRLLEATSFLSHQLDFNFLNNKPVSLGQALEVVIQLQEKHVKDEQIEHWKKIVKTQEELRDLLNKMVNTKERVKELHQQYKEASEVKPPRDITAEFLVKSKHRDLTALCKEYDELVELQAKLEEKLQELEANPPSDVYLSSRDRQILDWHFANLEFANATPLSTLSLKHWDQDDDFEFTGSHLTVRNGYSCVPVALAEGLDIKLNTAVRQVRYTASGCEVIAVNTRSTTQTFIYKCDAVLCTLPLGVLKQQPSAVQFVPPLPEWKTSAIQRMGFGNLNKVVLCFDRVFWDPSVNLFGHVGSTTASRGELFLFWNLYKAPILLALMAGEAAGIMENISDDVIVGRCLAILKGIFGGSAVPQPKETVVTRWRADPWARGSYSYVAAGSSGNDYDLMAQPITPGPAIPGASQPVPRLFFAGEHTIRNYPATVHGALLSGLREAGRIADQFLGAMYTLPRQATPTATSNPQQAQPAATV; encoded by the exons ATGGATATTACCAGATGCacggagaaatgg GAGAGGCCTCCAACATCCTCCATGATGCTCTCTAGCAAGAAGTCTGATgctggctcctcttcctcttcctcctcctcctcctcctcctctgccggAGCCACTGGGGCTGAGAGAGTGCTAGTTACTGATGCGATGTCCGGTCCTTCAGCCTCGTCTGCCGTCCCCATGGACGTCAAGAAAAAAGAGCGGTCCTCTCCCAGCGGGGAGGCCGGAGGGCCCCCTTTGCCGCACCAAGTGGGCCCTGGGGGCGTGGACCCAGATTCAGCAGAAGTTCGCAGAACAAGTCGGCGCAAGCGAGCAAAA GTGGAGTACCGCGAGATGGACGAGAGCCTGGCCAATCTCTCTGAGGATGAGTATTACTCTGAGGAAGAGAGAAACGCcaaggcagagaaagagaggaagcaggTGATCCCTCCACCGGCTCCACCggtagaagaagaaaatgacagTGAACCAGAGGAGCCGTCGG GCGTAGAAGGAGCTGCTTTTCAGAGCCGTCTTCCTCACGACCGTATGACATCACAAGAGGCTGCCTGCTTCCCTGACATCATCAGTGGTCCTCAGCAGACACAGAAGGTCTTCTTATACATCCGAAACCGCACT ctccagctgtggtTGGACAACCCCAAAATCCAGCTGACCTTTGAGGCTAcggtgcagcagctggaagcgCCGTACAACA GCGATGCTGTGCTGGTCCACAGGATACACAGCTACCTGGAAAGGCACGGGCTCATTAATTTTGGCATTTACAAGAGGGTCAAGCCTTTACCCA CTAAGAAGACTGGGAAGGTTATAATAATCGGCGGTGGTGTCTCTGGTCTGGCTGCAGCGAGGCAGCTGCAGAGCTTTGGGATGGATGTTACAGTATTAGAGTCGAGG GATCGTGTTGGGGGCAGAGTGGCTACATTCAGAAAGGGAAACTATGTTGCTGATCTCGGGGCCATGGTGGTGACAGGGCTGG GCGGAAACCCGATGGCTGTGATTAGTAAGCAGGTCAACATGGAGCTGGCCAAGATCAAGCAGAAGTGTCCTCTGTATGAAGCAAATGGGCAGGCT GGTGAACGATGCACAAGC GTgccaaaagaaaaagatgagatGGTTGAGCAGGAATTCAACCGATTGCTGGAGGCCACCTCGTTCCTCAGCCATCAGCTGGACTTTAACTTCCTGAACAACAAGCCAGTTTCTCTAGGACAGGCCCTGGAAGTGGTCATTCA gctgcaggagaagcacGTCAAAGACGAGCAGATAGAACATTGGAAGAAGATTGTTAAGACTCAGGAAGAGCTCAGAGATCTCCTCAACAAG ATGGTGAACACCAAAGAGCGAGTCAAAGAGCTGCACCAGCAGTATAAAGAAGCCAGCGAGGTCAAACCACCCAGAGATATCACAGCTGAGTTCTTGGTGAAGAGCAAGCACCGGGACTTGACTGCCCTCTGCAAG GAGTATGATGAATTGGTGGAGTTGCAGGCCAAGCtagaggagaagctgcaggagctggaggccaatCCACCCAG CGATGTTTACCTGTCATCCAGGGATCGGCAGATCTTGGACTGGCACTTTGCCAACTTGGAGTTTGCCAACGCTACAcccctctccaccctctctctcaaGCACTGGGATCAG GACGATGACTTTGAGTTCACGGGGAGCCACCTGACTGTGAGGAACGGCTACTCCTGCGTTCCCGTGGCGCTGGCCGAGGGCTTGGACATCAAACTGAACACGGCAGTGCGACAGGTCCGCTACACGGCCTCAG GCTGCGAAGTGATAGCGGTCAACACCCGCTCCACGACCCAGACTTTCATATACAAGTGCGACGCTGTGCTGTGCACGCTGCCGCTGGGGGTGTTGAAGCAGCAGCCGTCCGCCGTGCAGTTTGTCCCCCCGCTGCCTGAATGGAAGACGTCGGCGATACAGAGGATGGGCTTCGGCAACCTCAACAAG GTGGTGCTGTGCTTCGACCGCGTGTTCTGGGACCCGAGCGTCAATCTGTTCGGTCACGTCGGCTCCACCACGGCCAGCCGGGGCGAACTCTTCCTGTTCTGGAACCTCTACAAAG CGCCCATCCTGCTCGCCCTGATGGCCGGTGAGGCCGCTGGCATTATGGAGAACATCAGCGACGACGTGATCGTTGGGCGCTGCCTGGCTATCCTCAAAGGAATATTTGGAGGCAGCGCTGTGCCGCAG CCAAAGGAGACTGTGGTCACTCGTTGGCGTGCAGACCCCTGGGCACGAGGCTCGTACTCATATGTAGCGGCAGGTTCTTCTGGGAACGATTACGACCTCATGGCGCAGCCTATCACCCCTGGACCGGCGATACCGGGAGCCTCGCAG ccCGTCCCACGCCTCTTCTTCGCCGGGGAGCACACCATCAGAAATTACCCCGCCACAGTCCACGGCGCCCTGCTCAGCGGGCTGCGTGAGGCCGGCCGCATCGCGGATCAGTTCCTGGGCGCCATGTACACACTTCCTCgccaggccacgcccacagccACCAGCAACCCTCAGCAGGCCCAGCCTGCCGCCACTGTCTGA
- the kdm1a gene encoding lysine-specific histone demethylase 1A isoform X3, giving the protein MMLSSKKSDAGSSSSSSSSSSSSAGATGAERVLVTDAMSGPSASSAVPMDVKKKERSSPSGEAGGPPLPHQVGPGGVDPDSAEVRRTSRRKRAKQVEYREMDESLANLSEDEYYSEEERNAKAEKERKQVIPPPAPPVEEENDSEPEEPSGVEGAAFQSRLPHDRMTSQEAACFPDIISGPQQTQKVFLYIRNRTLQLWLDNPKIQLTFEATVQQLEAPYNSDAVLVHRIHSYLERHGLINFGIYKRVKPLPTKKTGKVIIIGGGVSGLAAARQLQSFGMDVTVLESRDRVGGRVATFRKGNYVADLGAMVVTGLGGNPMAVISKQVNMELAKIKQKCPLYEANGQAGERCTSVPKEKDEMVEQEFNRLLEATSFLSHQLDFNFLNNKPVSLGQALEVVIQLQEKHVKDEQIEHWKKIVKTQEELRDLLNKMVNTKERVKELHQQYKEASEVKPPRDITAEFLVKSKHRDLTALCKEYDELVELQAKLEEKLQELEANPPSDVYLSSRDRQILDWHFANLEFANATPLSTLSLKHWDQDDDFEFTGSHLTVRNGYSCVPVALAEGLDIKLNTAVRQVRYTASGCEVIAVNTRSTTQTFIYKCDAVLCTLPLGVLKQQPSAVQFVPPLPEWKTSAIQRMGFGNLNKVVLCFDRVFWDPSVNLFGHVGSTTASRGELFLFWNLYKAPILLALMAGEAAGIMENISDDVIVGRCLAILKGIFGGSAVPQPKETVVTRWRADPWARGSYSYVAAGSSGNDYDLMAQPITPGPAIPGASQPVPRLFFAGEHTIRNYPATVHGALLSGLREAGRIADQFLGAMYTLPRQATPTATSNPQQAQPAATV; this is encoded by the exons ATGATGCTCTCTAGCAAGAAGTCTGATgctggctcctcttcctcttcctcctcctcctcctcctcctctgccggAGCCACTGGGGCTGAGAGAGTGCTAGTTACTGATGCGATGTCCGGTCCTTCAGCCTCGTCTGCCGTCCCCATGGACGTCAAGAAAAAAGAGCGGTCCTCTCCCAGCGGGGAGGCCGGAGGGCCCCCTTTGCCGCACCAAGTGGGCCCTGGGGGCGTGGACCCAGATTCAGCAGAAGTTCGCAGAACAAGTCGGCGCAAGCGAGCAAAA CAGGTGGAGTACCGCGAGATGGACGAGAGCCTGGCCAATCTCTCTGAGGATGAGTATTACTCTGAGGAAGAGAGAAACGCcaaggcagagaaagagaggaagcaggTGATCCCTCCACCGGCTCCACCggtagaagaagaaaatgacagTGAACCAGAGGAGCCGTCGG GCGTAGAAGGAGCTGCTTTTCAGAGCCGTCTTCCTCACGACCGTATGACATCACAAGAGGCTGCCTGCTTCCCTGACATCATCAGTGGTCCTCAGCAGACACAGAAGGTCTTCTTATACATCCGAAACCGCACT ctccagctgtggtTGGACAACCCCAAAATCCAGCTGACCTTTGAGGCTAcggtgcagcagctggaagcgCCGTACAACA GCGATGCTGTGCTGGTCCACAGGATACACAGCTACCTGGAAAGGCACGGGCTCATTAATTTTGGCATTTACAAGAGGGTCAAGCCTTTACCCA CTAAGAAGACTGGGAAGGTTATAATAATCGGCGGTGGTGTCTCTGGTCTGGCTGCAGCGAGGCAGCTGCAGAGCTTTGGGATGGATGTTACAGTATTAGAGTCGAGG GATCGTGTTGGGGGCAGAGTGGCTACATTCAGAAAGGGAAACTATGTTGCTGATCTCGGGGCCATGGTGGTGACAGGGCTGG GCGGAAACCCGATGGCTGTGATTAGTAAGCAGGTCAACATGGAGCTGGCCAAGATCAAGCAGAAGTGTCCTCTGTATGAAGCAAATGGGCAGGCT GGTGAACGATGCACAAGC GTgccaaaagaaaaagatgagatGGTTGAGCAGGAATTCAACCGATTGCTGGAGGCCACCTCGTTCCTCAGCCATCAGCTGGACTTTAACTTCCTGAACAACAAGCCAGTTTCTCTAGGACAGGCCCTGGAAGTGGTCATTCA gctgcaggagaagcacGTCAAAGACGAGCAGATAGAACATTGGAAGAAGATTGTTAAGACTCAGGAAGAGCTCAGAGATCTCCTCAACAAG ATGGTGAACACCAAAGAGCGAGTCAAAGAGCTGCACCAGCAGTATAAAGAAGCCAGCGAGGTCAAACCACCCAGAGATATCACAGCTGAGTTCTTGGTGAAGAGCAAGCACCGGGACTTGACTGCCCTCTGCAAG GAGTATGATGAATTGGTGGAGTTGCAGGCCAAGCtagaggagaagctgcaggagctggaggccaatCCACCCAG CGATGTTTACCTGTCATCCAGGGATCGGCAGATCTTGGACTGGCACTTTGCCAACTTGGAGTTTGCCAACGCTACAcccctctccaccctctctctcaaGCACTGGGATCAG GACGATGACTTTGAGTTCACGGGGAGCCACCTGACTGTGAGGAACGGCTACTCCTGCGTTCCCGTGGCGCTGGCCGAGGGCTTGGACATCAAACTGAACACGGCAGTGCGACAGGTCCGCTACACGGCCTCAG GCTGCGAAGTGATAGCGGTCAACACCCGCTCCACGACCCAGACTTTCATATACAAGTGCGACGCTGTGCTGTGCACGCTGCCGCTGGGGGTGTTGAAGCAGCAGCCGTCCGCCGTGCAGTTTGTCCCCCCGCTGCCTGAATGGAAGACGTCGGCGATACAGAGGATGGGCTTCGGCAACCTCAACAAG GTGGTGCTGTGCTTCGACCGCGTGTTCTGGGACCCGAGCGTCAATCTGTTCGGTCACGTCGGCTCCACCACGGCCAGCCGGGGCGAACTCTTCCTGTTCTGGAACCTCTACAAAG CGCCCATCCTGCTCGCCCTGATGGCCGGTGAGGCCGCTGGCATTATGGAGAACATCAGCGACGACGTGATCGTTGGGCGCTGCCTGGCTATCCTCAAAGGAATATTTGGAGGCAGCGCTGTGCCGCAG CCAAAGGAGACTGTGGTCACTCGTTGGCGTGCAGACCCCTGGGCACGAGGCTCGTACTCATATGTAGCGGCAGGTTCTTCTGGGAACGATTACGACCTCATGGCGCAGCCTATCACCCCTGGACCGGCGATACCGGGAGCCTCGCAG ccCGTCCCACGCCTCTTCTTCGCCGGGGAGCACACCATCAGAAATTACCCCGCCACAGTCCACGGCGCCCTGCTCAGCGGGCTGCGTGAGGCCGGCCGCATCGCGGATCAGTTCCTGGGCGCCATGTACACACTTCCTCgccaggccacgcccacagccACCAGCAACCCTCAGCAGGCCCAGCCTGCCGCCACTGTCTGA